The window TCTTTTCCTTGAACTTCGATATAAATCTTCCAGATTCCTGTATCGGAGAGAGGTACGTAATCTGAGTTGACCACATAAGCAAGTCCGTGGGTTTCTCGAATGGAGTCAAAAAGCCGAAGCTGAATTATACCGGTCAGAACTTCCATGGCCGGACGATCGGCGTCCTGCAGACCCATAACCCTGATAGCCAGGAGGATTTTGGCCTGTTGAAGGAGGATGCTTCCCAAAGAAATCTCGCGGAGTTGAGATTGTTCGGGATACCCAGAGGAGGAGGGGAAATGAGAAGAGCCCGGCTCATTCTGCCATTGCTCCACTCTTCCATTTCCCCATTTTTCTATTTTCTCACTTATCGCTTCCGTTACTTCTTCCGTTTTTACATTTCCCACGGCAACAATAACCATATGGGTTGGAAGATAATGGGATTGATAATGGGCGATAAGGGCATCCCGGCTAATTTTTTTCAGATCCTCTTCTTTACCTCTGATGGGATTCCCCATGGGATGACCCTTGAACACTTCTCGAAGAGCTAGTTCATCGACGTAGGACTCTGGAATATCCTTCAATCGACCTATTTCGGTCAAAACGACCTGCCGTTCTTTGGCAAGGTCTTCTTCCCGCAACGCCGGACGGGTCACCATTTCTACCAATAGTTTCAACATTTCCCGATAGTTTGTAGCGGGTACCTCGGCATAGTACTGACTATATTCCTGAGATGTTCCTCCCCCTATTTGTCCTCCCAAAGAGGCTACCTTCTGGGCTAACTCCGGGGCCGGGAGGTCTTCTGTTCCTTTAAGGATCAGATGGGCTAACAGGTGAGAAATCCCAAACTGGCCTTCCCGTTCATCTCGGGAGCCAACCCTGACCCAAACTTGTAAGGCCGCAGTTTGGGTCTCCGGGCGTTCCCTCACAATCAGCCGAAGCCCATTTTTTAAGGTAATTAAAGAGGTCGTCTGAAGGTCTTTAATCCCCGCCGGTGGTTTATTACCCATACCCATGGTTGATTGTTCACTGCCCACCGTCGATTGTTTCTGGAGGCTAACTGCCTCTGACTGCATCGTAACGAAACCAATCAAGATAAGAACGCTTAAAAGACTCAGGGGGATCTTCATGTTGGGTCCTTTTTCTCTACTCCTTTGACGGTTAAAACAAATATCCCAAACCGGCTAAAACTTTCTTGATTCCACTTACCGGTTTTACAATAAATAGATTATATTTGTTTGGCTGGAAGTACCGACGAGCGACTCGTTGAACATCTTCTTGAGAGATACTATGAATTTTCTCCAGATACTCTTCCATGCTTTCTGCATGATGGATCGTTTCGAACCATCCGTAAAAATCCGCCTGGCTAAGATTATCCTCCCGTTCAATGAGAAAATTACCGGCCAGGGTTTGCCTGGCAGTTTCCAGTTCTTTATCAGATAAGGGCCTATTTTTAAGAGTTTCAAACTCTTGGAAGATAAGCTCTTTGACCCGTTCGATGTATTTGGGAGAAGTTCCTACATAAATTCCCCAGGCCCCAATATCCGATAAAGGTAAGTAAATCGAATCGATTTCGTCGGATAAACCCTCCTGTTCTTTGATACGCTGATAGATCCGGGAGTTTTTTCCCGACCCCAGGATAACATTGATCAGATCCATGACG is drawn from Candidatus Limnocylindrales bacterium and contains these coding sequences:
- a CDS encoding pitrilysin family protein codes for the protein MKIPLSLLSVLILIGFVTMQSEAVSLQKQSTVGSEQSTMGMGNKPPAGIKDLQTTSLITLKNGLRLIVRERPETQTAALQVWVRVGSRDEREGQFGISHLLAHLILKGTEDLPAPELAQKVASLGGQIGGGTSQEYSQYYAEVPATNYREMLKLLVEMVTRPALREEDLAKERQVVLTEIGRLKDIPESYVDELALREVFKGHPMGNPIRGKEEDLKKISRDALIAHYQSHYLPTHMVIVAVGNVKTEEVTEAISEKIEKWGNGRVEQWQNEPGSSHFPSSSGYPEQSQLREISLGSILLQQAKILLAIRVMGLQDADRPAMEVLTGIIQLRLFDSIRETHGLAYVVNSDYVPLSDTGIWKIYIEVQGKEENRTRQVLFEELKKIRTVDKGSSLEEEVEEAKDYLKGRLARVLETNRDLASYLGERALFNSLESEGAYFSKINSVTLEEVHRVAIQYIQETHYNLIVLRPFGLIGKLGFLLKQIF